One Clostridium sp. CM027 genomic window carries:
- a CDS encoding tyrosine-type recombinase/integrase: protein MEVVKVKTEDGKERYFVADDNGLPIEPILKFIRFKDNTNFARNTLRMYCQHLKLYFEYLQQRELDFQKVTIDDLALFVNWLQNPYKSLKVIPTHQVDEARSPRTVNIIVNAVLSFYDYILRHEEYSNNISDRLKKFVSTPSRNFKGFLYGIAHEQKKVSSNILRLKVPKSKPKTISKDEIGTLVRACNNLRDKFLLILLYETGMRIGEALSLWIEDFDISDMIIDLQDRGELENNAEIKTVSSPRRIDISQNLADTFMEYIAEYHTEEVETNHIFIKLSGENKYKAMHYVDVDNLFRTLKKKTDIYVTPHMFRHTSITTLRMAGWQPELLRIRAGHKNIYTTMNTYIHPSDKEITEEFNKTQPNLRLDIYNEGDE from the coding sequence ATGGAAGTAGTAAAAGTAAAAACAGAAGATGGTAAGGAAAGATATTTTGTTGCAGATGATAATGGATTGCCTATAGAACCAATATTAAAATTTATTAGGTTTAAGGATAACACCAATTTTGCGAGAAATACTTTAAGAATGTATTGTCAGCATTTAAAGTTGTACTTTGAATATCTACAACAAAGAGAATTAGATTTTCAAAAGGTAACTATTGATGACTTAGCTTTATTCGTGAACTGGTTACAGAATCCTTATAAGAGTTTAAAGGTAATTCCAACGCATCAAGTTGATGAAGCAAGAAGTCCAAGAACAGTAAATATTATAGTAAATGCAGTTTTATCGTTTTACGACTATATTTTAAGACACGAGGAATATAGCAATAACATTTCAGATAGACTTAAAAAGTTTGTATCTACTCCAAGTAGAAACTTTAAAGGTTTCTTATATGGAATAGCTCATGAACAAAAGAAAGTTTCAAGTAATATATTAAGATTAAAAGTCCCTAAGTCTAAACCTAAAACCATATCTAAGGACGAAATAGGAACGCTCGTTAGAGCTTGTAATAACCTTAGAGATAAGTTTCTATTAATATTGCTATATGAAACTGGAATGAGAATAGGCGAAGCCTTATCGTTATGGATTGAAGATTTTGATATAAGTGACATGATTATAGACCTACAAGATAGAGGCGAACTTGAAAATAACGCAGAGATTAAAACAGTGTCAAGTCCAAGAAGGATTGATATATCACAGAATTTAGCCGATACGTTTATGGAATATATAGCTGAATATCATACCGAAGAAGTTGAAACTAACCATATATTCATAAAACTAAGTGGTGAAAACAAGTATAAAGCTATGCATTATGTTGATGTTGATAATTTATTTAGAACATTAAAAAAGAAAACTGATATATATGTTACACCCCATATGTTTAGGCATACATCAATAACTACTCTTAGAATGGCGGGTTGGCAACCAGAATTACTTAGAATAAGAGCAGGACATAAAAATATTTATACTACTATGAATACTTATATTCACCCTTCTGACAAAGAAATAACGGAAGAGTTTAATAAAACTCAACCGAATTTGAGATTAGATATTTACAATGAAGGGGATGAATAA
- a CDS encoding helix-turn-helix domain-containing protein, with protein MVVNVEKRFELVSYMADIEKGIIEKTLNKNENNVSKTSRELSISRQDLQYKIKKYKITLR; from the coding sequence ATGGTGGTAAATGTAGAAAAGAGGTTCGAGTTGGTTAGCTATATGGCTGATATTGAAAAGGGAATTATTGAAAAAACACTGAATAAAAACGAAAACAATGTTAGCAAAACATCAAGAGAATTAAGTATTTCAAGACAAGATTTGCAATATAAAATAAAAAAATATAAGATAACCCTGAGATAA
- a CDS encoding energy-coupling factor ABC transporter substrate-binding protein has product MVKTKKKVIILLIIAALIAIIPLFTLKGAEFGGSDDAGSKVVSEITGTEYKPWFEPVMETWVGGELPGEIESLLFCLQTGIGVGVLFFFLGRFVERTKKENQGNKTE; this is encoded by the coding sequence ATGGTAAAGACGAAAAAAAAGGTTATCATTTTATTAATTATTGCTGCATTAATTGCCATTATACCATTATTCACATTAAAGGGTGCTGAATTCGGTGGCTCAGATGATGCAGGAAGTAAAGTAGTTTCCGAGATTACAGGTACTGAGTATAAGCCTTGGTTTGAACCGGTTATGGAAACTTGGGTTGGCGGAGAATTACCAGGCGAAATTGAGAGTTTACTCTTTTGTCTACAGACAGGTATAGGAGTTGGTGTTCTATTCTTTTTCCTGGGAAGATTCGTAGAGAGAACTAAAAAAGAAAATCAGGGGAATAAAACTGAATAA
- a CDS encoding energy-coupling factor ABC transporter permease has product MNQKEKKIVFIAIAFALIFGVAPAANAMHIMEGYLPPKFCIIWGVICVPFLVAGYLSIKKTLAKNRRSITILAMSGAFIFVLSSLKIPSVTGSCSHMTGTGLGAILFGPMAVSILGIIVLLFQSILLAHGGLTTLGANTFSMAIAGPLITYVIYKSCQKLKVNKYVGIFLAASIGDLLTYCVTSFELALAYPSANGGIAASVVKFLAVFAPTQLPLAIIEGILTVVIIMGLETYAKSELTELGFLKGGEN; this is encoded by the coding sequence ATGAATCAGAAAGAAAAGAAAATTGTCTTTATTGCGATTGCTTTCGCATTAATTTTCGGGGTAGCCCCGGCAGCAAACGCAATGCACATCATGGAAGGATACCTTCCACCAAAATTCTGTATTATATGGGGTGTTATATGCGTTCCATTCTTAGTAGCAGGTTACTTATCAATTAAGAAAACATTAGCGAAGAATCGTAGATCCATCACTATTCTTGCTATGTCAGGCGCATTCATTTTTGTGCTTTCATCTTTAAAGATTCCGTCAGTAACAGGAAGTTGCTCACATATGACTGGTACCGGACTTGGTGCAATCCTATTCGGACCAATGGCAGTCAGCATCCTGGGGATTATTGTACTGCTTTTTCAGTCAATTTTGCTTGCTCATGGCGGACTGACCACTCTTGGTGCTAATACGTTTTCTATGGCTATTGCAGGACCGCTTATTACTTATGTAATCTACAAATCATGCCAGAAGCTCAAAGTCAATAAATATGTAGGTATTTTTCTGGCAGCATCAATCGGTGACTTATTAACCTATTGTGTAACAAGTTTTGAACTTGCACTTGCGTATCCGTCTGCAAACGGTGGTATCGCAGCATCTGTAGTCAAGTTCCTTGCAGTATTTGCACCGACGCAGCTTCCACTGGCAATTATCGAGGGTATTCTGACCGTTGTCATCATTATGGGTCTTGAAACATATGCAAAATCCGAATTAACAGAACTTGGATTCCTAAAGGGAGGCGAAAATTAA
- a CDS encoding energy-coupling factor ABC transporter ATP-binding protein: MGKSILKVEDLYYVYGNGKSALDGVSVDIYEGEKIAVIGSNGSGKSTFFLNINGVFTPEQGKIIYRGTVVNRKNLKGLRKNIGIVFQDADNQIIASTVRAEVGFGPMNLKLPKEEVLKRVEEALAYMNISDFKDRPPHYLSGGEKKRVTIAGIIAMKSEIIIFDEPTASLDPLNALILEEVLAKLGSEGKTMLISTHDVDFAYRWAERVLVFCQGKIIADGTPLEIFQNTEILKQANLKQPTVMEIYELLVEKHLLEDTSAYPKSMQEFKEMFGK; the protein is encoded by the coding sequence ATGGGGAAATCAATATTAAAGGTCGAAGATCTATACTACGTCTACGGGAATGGAAAGTCTGCATTGGATGGTGTAAGCGTGGATATCTATGAAGGTGAGAAAATCGCTGTCATTGGTTCCAATGGATCGGGAAAATCTACATTTTTCTTGAATATAAACGGTGTATTTACACCTGAACAGGGAAAAATCATTTACCGGGGTACTGTCGTTAATAGAAAGAATTTAAAAGGACTTCGAAAAAATATCGGAATTGTATTTCAAGATGCGGACAATCAAATAATCGCATCTACAGTTAGGGCAGAAGTTGGATTCGGGCCGATGAATTTAAAGCTTCCAAAAGAGGAAGTACTAAAGCGAGTTGAGGAAGCACTGGCATACATGAACATATCAGATTTCAAGGATCGTCCGCCACACTATTTGAGTGGCGGTGAAAAGAAGCGCGTCACCATTGCGGGCATCATTGCTATGAAATCAGAAATCATTATCTTTGATGAACCGACTGCATCACTGGACCCTTTAAATGCACTGATACTAGAAGAAGTTTTGGCCAAGCTTGGTTCGGAGGGCAAGACAATGCTCATTTCCACCCATGATGTAGATTTCGCATACCGATGGGCGGAGCGAGTCCTTGTATTCTGCCAAGGGAAAATTATCGCAGATGGAACACCCTTAGAGATTTTTCAAAACACAGAAATTTTGAAACAGGCAAATCTAAAACAGCCAACCGTGATGGAGATATATGAATTGCTTGTAGAAAAACATCTGCTGGAAGATACTAGTGCCTATCCGAAAAGTATGCAAGAGTTCAAGGAAATGTTTGGAAAATAG
- the cbiQ gene encoding cobalt ECF transporter T component CbiQ — MVGFFFKWKKGDGTHNHHHGTGHKHGEGFSIDFYAYTSKIRHWNATFKVSLSVLILILCIVLENPYVSVVVIIAMAYLTIVKGELPVNEYLSILAIPIIFILLGTFTIAIDFSKQPMGQYNLYLGFCYVFTSQAKLKEVAFLILKVFAAISALQMMTLSTPSSEIIYVLRKAHVPKLIVELMNLIYRYIFILMDVYTKMKNSAESRQGYCDFKTSCYTFGSIASNMLVISLKKANDYYDAMEARCYDGDLIFLEEDKKVETIQIASAVVFIIFLILIWGVTR; from the coding sequence ATGGTGGGCTTTTTCTTCAAATGGAAAAAAGGGGATGGGACACATAATCATCACCATGGAACCGGACATAAACACGGCGAAGGGTTTTCAATTGATTTTTATGCTTATACTTCTAAAATCAGGCACTGGAATGCTACTTTTAAAGTATCTCTTTCTGTTTTGATATTGATTCTTTGTATTGTATTGGAAAACCCCTATGTATCTGTTGTGGTCATTATTGCAATGGCCTATCTGACCATTGTAAAAGGAGAGCTTCCAGTAAACGAATACTTGTCAATACTGGCGATTCCAATCATCTTTATCCTCCTTGGCACTTTTACAATTGCTATTGATTTTTCAAAGCAGCCGATGGGGCAGTATAACTTGTATCTTGGCTTCTGCTATGTGTTTACTTCTCAGGCAAAGCTTAAGGAAGTGGCATTTTTGATTCTGAAAGTTTTTGCAGCTATAAGTGCCCTACAAATGATGACACTGTCAACTCCATCCTCCGAGATTATATATGTGCTTCGAAAAGCACATGTTCCAAAGCTTATTGTAGAGCTGATGAACCTCATTTACCGTTATATTTTCATTTTAATGGATGTCTATACTAAAATGAAAAATTCCGCAGAATCTCGTCAGGGCTACTGTGATTTTAAGACTTCCTGCTATACATTTGGAAGCATTGCAAGCAATATGCTGGTTATTTCGCTTAAAAAGGCAAACGATTATTATGATGCCATGGAGGCCAGATGCTATGATGGGGATCTTATATTTTTGGAGGAAGATAAAAAGGTAGAGACAATACAGATTGCCTCTGCAGTAGTATTTATAATTTTTTTGATCCTGATATGGGGCGTTACAAGATAG
- the sigG gene encoding RNA polymerase sporulation sigma factor SigG, producing the protein MVFNKVEICGVDTSKLPVLKEKEMKELLFRIQNGEYECREKFIKGNLRLVLSVIKHFNNRGENVDDLFQVGCIGLMKSIDNFDLSLNVRFSTYAVPMIIGEIRRYLRDNNSIRVSRSLRDIAYKALQVRDRLVNQDNKEPTVAEIAKELELPREDVVFALDAIQNPVSLFEPIYHAGGDEIYVMDQISDTKNLDDNWLENISIKEAMKKLNVREKLILNLRFFDGRTQMEVAGEIGISQAQVSRLEKTALKHMRKYV; encoded by the coding sequence ATGGTATTCAATAAAGTAGAAATATGTGGTGTAGATACTTCAAAATTACCCGTACTAAAAGAAAAAGAAATGAAAGAGCTACTATTTAGGATACAAAATGGTGAGTATGAGTGTAGAGAAAAATTTATTAAAGGAAATTTAAGATTGGTTTTAAGTGTGATAAAGCACTTTAATAATCGAGGAGAAAACGTAGATGATTTATTTCAAGTAGGCTGTATTGGTTTAATGAAGTCCATTGATAATTTTGATCTAAGTCTAAATGTTAGATTTTCAACATATGCAGTTCCTATGATTATTGGGGAAATAAGAAGATATTTAAGAGATAATAACTCAATAAGAGTTAGTAGATCATTAAGGGATATTGCATATAAAGCATTACAAGTTAGGGACAGATTGGTGAATCAAGACAACAAAGAGCCTACTGTAGCTGAAATAGCAAAAGAATTAGAATTACCAAGGGAAGATGTAGTATTTGCTTTAGATGCTATACAAAATCCTGTATCTTTATTTGAACCAATTTATCACGCTGGTGGAGATGAAATTTATGTAATGGATCAAATAAGTGACACCAAAAATTTAGATGATAATTGGCTTGAAAATATATCGATTAAAGAGGCAATGAAAAAATTAAATGTTAGAGAAAAGTTAATCTTAAATTTAAGGTTCTTCGATGGAAGAACTCAAATGGAAGTAGCAGGTGAAATAGGAATATCCCAAGCACAAGTTTCTAGACTTGAAAAAACTGCATTAAAGCACATGAGAAAGTACGTATAG
- a CDS encoding LrgB family protein, which translates to MNDLITSPVFGVIISLIAYEIGIYIKKKGRLSIFNPLLIAIIILIFFLTKLHIKYEDYNNGGKIISFFLFPATVALALPMYKKFSLFKKNAIPILIGILSGAISGIVCVVFLSKLFGISDVLIESLIPKSITTPIGIALSNQLGGLSSITVVAIIMTGVVGSIVGPFLYKILKVNDKVALGIAMGASSHALGTARAMEIGETEGAMSGITMAISGIVAVLLYPLLWNMFLRF; encoded by the coding sequence ATGAATGATTTAATTACTTCACCAGTTTTTGGTGTAATAATATCCCTTATTGCTTATGAAATTGGGATTTACATAAAGAAGAAAGGCAGACTTTCAATTTTTAATCCACTTTTGATAGCCATTATTATATTAATATTTTTTTTGACAAAGCTACATATTAAATATGAAGACTACAATAACGGAGGTAAAATAATTTCATTTTTTTTATTTCCTGCCACAGTGGCATTAGCTTTGCCTATGTATAAGAAATTCTCTTTATTTAAAAAAAATGCTATACCAATACTTATAGGGATTTTGAGTGGTGCGATTTCTGGTATTGTATGTGTAGTATTCCTTTCGAAATTATTTGGAATTTCCGATGTACTTATTGAATCTTTAATACCTAAGTCTATAACAACACCTATAGGAATAGCATTGTCAAATCAGTTAGGGGGACTTTCCTCAATTACAGTTGTAGCTATAATAATGACAGGTGTTGTAGGCTCAATTGTCGGACCGTTTTTATATAAAATTTTAAAAGTTAATGATAAAGTTGCCTTAGGGATTGCTATGGGAGCATCTTCTCATGCGCTGGGAACAGCGAGGGCTATGGAAATAGGAGAAACTGAGGGAGCCATGAGTGGCATAACTATGGCTATTTCAGGAATTGTAGCTGTCCTTTTATATCCTCTTTTATGGAATATGTTTTTGCGCTTTTAG
- a CDS encoding CidA/LrgA family protein, producing MKYLRQLMIILIPYIIGTILQLMFKLPIPGAVIGLILLFLGLQIGIVKVEMIEEVCEFLLSNMSFFFIPAGVGLMTAFGVLKGKWIPFIVIVVLSTCLVWIVTALVVKFLRKGRLYE from the coding sequence ATGAAGTACTTAAGACAATTAATGATTATTTTGATTCCGTATATTATTGGAACTATATTGCAACTTATGTTTAAATTACCGATTCCGGGAGCGGTTATTGGACTTATTTTACTGTTTTTGGGGTTGCAAATAGGTATAGTTAAGGTTGAAATGATAGAAGAAGTTTGTGAGTTCCTTTTATCAAATATGTCTTTTTTCTTTATTCCTGCTGGAGTAGGTCTAATGACAGCATTTGGTGTGTTAAAAGGAAAATGGATACCATTTATCGTTATAGTTGTTCTTTCCACATGTTTAGTTTGGATTGTAACAGCACTCGTAGTTAAATTTTTAAGGAAAGGACGTTTATATGAATGA
- a CDS encoding nitrite/sulfite reductase, whose protein sequence is MKTLNKILLSEVLLGEVEDFRALGHKFLNGETSKMDFKGSSGGMGVYAERSCKKFMIRFRIPSGIASIKDLKLIYDFTQRYRLDSIHLTTRQAIQLHGITIDEVCDSMEEGIKKGLYSRGSGGNFPRNVSVSPLSGVGEKDVFDVSPYATAVGDHFLSKVYTYKLPRKFKVAFSSNEKDEAHVTATDLGFLAVKENGIEYFKVYLGGGMGNNSKLSVKREQLIKPEDILYHVEAITDLFINEGDYINKGRARIRYIMERMGEEKFVNCYNSYLEKVKTRENLKIKVQTKIYDKVGIETSMRSPRLFTQKQKGLYSVYVHPIGGQLKSEHLKLIIDKIEVMNEVEIRLAMSEGLYIRNLNGKEAEIILELTGKMGGNTSLECSIACIGVPTCQMGILETQRTLKDILSYFKENNLTKDILPHVHISGCPNSCSVHEIGTIGFCGKKKKVQDELINVFELHFGGEIGIGKTKLGKYYGDIKEAEVPKFLFELASAAINDKKDFTSWTEQNVYELNEIINKYIV, encoded by the coding sequence ATGAAAACTTTAAATAAAATTCTTCTTAGTGAAGTACTTCTTGGGGAAGTTGAGGATTTTAGAGCGCTTGGACATAAATTTTTAAATGGGGAAACAAGTAAAATGGACTTTAAAGGATCCTCGGGTGGTATGGGCGTGTATGCCGAGCGTAGTTGCAAGAAATTTATGATAAGATTTAGAATACCATCAGGGATAGCTTCTATAAAAGATCTTAAATTAATATATGATTTTACACAAAGATATAGATTAGATAGTATACATCTAACTACTCGTCAGGCGATACAACTACATGGAATTACTATTGATGAAGTTTGTGATTCCATGGAAGAAGGTATAAAGAAAGGTTTATACTCAAGGGGATCCGGCGGTAATTTCCCTAGAAATGTGTCAGTCTCACCGCTATCTGGAGTAGGGGAAAAAGATGTGTTTGATGTATCACCTTACGCAACAGCTGTAGGAGACCATTTTTTAAGTAAGGTATATACGTATAAACTCCCAAGAAAATTTAAAGTTGCATTTTCAAGTAATGAAAAGGATGAGGCACATGTAACTGCTACTGATTTAGGGTTTTTAGCGGTTAAAGAAAATGGCATAGAGTATTTTAAAGTGTATTTAGGTGGTGGAATGGGGAATAATTCAAAACTATCTGTGAAGAGAGAACAGTTGATTAAGCCAGAAGATATTTTATATCATGTTGAAGCAATAACAGATCTTTTTATTAATGAAGGCGACTACATTAACAAAGGAAGAGCTCGCATAAGATATATTATGGAAAGAATGGGCGAGGAGAAATTTGTAAACTGCTATAATAGTTATTTGGAAAAAGTTAAGACTAGAGAAAATTTAAAAATCAAGGTACAAACCAAAATCTACGACAAAGTTGGGATTGAAACATCGATGCGAAGTCCAAGACTATTTACTCAAAAACAAAAGGGATTATACAGTGTGTATGTGCATCCAATAGGCGGACAATTAAAAAGTGAGCATTTGAAACTAATAATAGATAAAATAGAAGTTATGAATGAAGTAGAGATAAGACTAGCTATGTCAGAGGGATTATACATTAGAAATTTGAATGGGAAAGAAGCTGAAATAATCCTTGAGCTAACAGGTAAAATGGGTGGAAATACTTCACTGGAATGTTCTATTGCTTGTATAGGAGTTCCTACTTGTCAGATGGGAATTTTAGAAACACAGCGTACTTTAAAGGATATACTAAGTTATTTTAAAGAAAATAATTTAACAAAAGATATACTGCCTCATGTTCATATATCAGGATGCCCTAATTCTTGTTCTGTACACGAAATAGGAACAATTGGGTTTTGCGGTAAAAAGAAAAAGGTCCAAGATGAGCTTATAAATGTATTCGAATTACATTTTGGGGGAGAGATTGGGATAGGTAAAACAAAGCTAGGTAAATATTATGGCGATATTAAGGAAGCAGAAGTACCAAAATTTTTATTCGAACTTGCAAGTGCTGCAATTAATGATAAAAAAGATTTCACTAGTTGGACTGAGCAAAATGTATATGAACTTAATGAAATTATAAACAAATATATAGTATAA
- a CDS encoding LysR substrate-binding domain-containing protein, protein MIEELKTFIAVVDKKSFTKAAKSINISQPSVSLHIVILEKHFNTRLIERSNKQRSILITQTGEMLYKKAKQIISLIDDTKEELNNYHNSTSGTLKIGASMTIGEFLLPSILGEFIKEFPNIKLEVAIENTHNIYEKFKNYDIDIALTEGSVPVHDYTFKNFYEDTMVVVTPNSFTYDQNIGLKTCLSNQTWMHREEGSGTGEYLNIFLNAEGISPKNFIILGSNYSIKEAVKNNLGVTFISSLVVTDAAINNELKIIPIKTKYNRFFSYLVHEKNLSRIATLFVEKLEKCSHMNK, encoded by the coding sequence TTGATTGAGGAATTAAAAACCTTTATTGCTGTGGTAGATAAGAAAAGTTTCACAAAGGCTGCAAAGAGCATCAACATATCTCAGCCTAGCGTAAGCTTACATATTGTAATTTTAGAAAAACACTTCAATACAAGACTAATAGAAAGATCAAATAAACAGAGAAGTATATTAATTACACAAACTGGAGAAATGTTGTACAAAAAAGCTAAACAAATAATCTCCCTAATAGATGATACAAAAGAAGAACTTAACAATTATCATAATTCCACCTCTGGCACTTTAAAGATTGGCGCAAGCATGACTATAGGTGAATTTTTACTGCCCTCAATACTAGGAGAGTTTATTAAAGAGTTTCCAAACATAAAACTAGAAGTTGCTATTGAAAATACCCATAATATTTATGAAAAATTTAAAAACTATGATATTGATATTGCTTTAACTGAAGGCAGCGTCCCTGTGCATGATTATACTTTCAAAAATTTTTATGAGGATACAATGGTTGTTGTAACTCCAAATTCCTTTACCTATGACCAAAATATTGGACTTAAAACTTGTTTGTCAAATCAAACTTGGATGCATAGAGAAGAGGGTTCTGGCACTGGTGAATATCTAAATATCTTTTTAAATGCAGAAGGCATATCTCCAAAAAACTTCATTATTCTCGGAAGTAACTACTCCATTAAAGAAGCTGTTAAAAACAATCTAGGTGTAACTTTTATCTCATCTTTAGTAGTAACTGATGCTGCCATTAACAATGAACTTAAAATTATACCTATCAAAACAAAATACAATAGATTTTTTTCTTATTTAGTTCATGAAAAAAATCTATCCAGGATTGCAACATTATTTGTTGAGAAATTAGAAAAGTGTAGCCATATGAATAAGTAA